The following coding sequences lie in one Falco naumanni isolate bFalNau1 chromosome 18, bFalNau1.pat, whole genome shotgun sequence genomic window:
- the STRADA gene encoding STE20-related kinase adapter protein alpha isoform X2, with the protein MSFLRWVSEKFIVEGLREFELFGEQPPGDSRRKTNEASSESIASSPKRDTMSNFLPDSSCYELLTIIGRGFEDLMVVNLARYKPTGEYVTVRRVDLEACTNEMVTFLQGELHVSKLFNHPNIVPYKATFIADNELWVVTSFMAYGSAKDLICTHFMDGMSELAIAYILQGVLKALDYIHHMGYVHRSVKASHILISVDGKVYLSGLRSNLSMINHGQRLKVVHDFPKYSIKVLPWLSPEVLQQNLQGYDAKSDIYSVGITACELANGHVPFKDMPSTQMLLEKLNGTVPCLLDTTTIPADELTMKTSRSSANYGMGESMAISNVRAANGEPTLHPYLRTFSTYFHNFVEQCLQRNPDFRPSAGTLLNHPFFKQIKRRASEALPELLRPVTPITNLEGTQPQDLSGIFGLVSNFEQLDVDDWEF; encoded by the exons ATGTCTTTTCTT cgGTGGGTGTCTGAAAAGTTCATTGTTGAGGGCTTAAGAGAGTTCGAACTGTTTGGAG AGCAGCCTCCGGGTGACTCTCGGAGAAAA ACAAATGAGGCGAGCTCCGAGTCGATAGCTTCTTCCCCTAAAAGGGACACCATGAGCAACTTCCTACCAGACAGCAGCTGTTACGAGTTGCTCACTATCATAG GCAGAGGCTTTGAAGACTTGATGGTTGTGAACCTGGCCAGGTATAAACCCACAGGAGAGTACGTCACCGTCAGAAGAGTGGACTTGGAGGCCTGCACAAATGAAATGGTCACATTCTTGCAG ggGGAACTTCATGTTTCCAAGCTCTTCAACCACCCTAACATCGTGCCATACAAAGCAACTTTCATAGCTGACAATGAGCTATGGGTAGTGACATCTTTCATGGCCTATG gtTCTGCAAAAGATTTAATCTGTACCCATTTCATGGATGGGATGAGCGAACTGGCTATTGCATATATCCTCCAAGGTGTATTGAAAGCACTTGACTACATCCACCATATGGGCTATGTACATAG gagtGTTAAAGCCAGCCATATCCTGATCTCTGTAGACGGGAAGGTATACCTCTCTGGCCTGCGAAGTAATCTAAGTATGATCAATCATGGGCAGCGACTCAAAGTTGTTCACGACTTTCCCAAATACAGCATCAAAGTCCTGCCTTGGCTCAGTCCTGAAGTCTTGCAGCAG AATCTCCAGGGTTATGATGCAAAATCTGACATTTACAGTGTAGGGATAACAGCCTGTGAGCTGGCAAATGGACACGTACCATTTAAAGACATGCCTTCTACTCAG ATGCTCTTGGAAAAGCTGAATGGAACTGTTCCCTGCTTGCTAGACACCACCACAATTCCTGCTGATGAGCTGACTATGAAGACATCCCGTTCAAGTGCTAACTATGGGATGGGCGAGAGCATGGCTATTAGCAACGTCAGAGCAGCCAACGGAGAGCCAACCCTGCACCCTTATCTTCGGACCTTCTCCACCTACTTCCATAACTTTGTAGAGCAGTGCCTCCAGCGGAACCCCGATTTCAG GCCAAGCGCAGGCACTCTGCTTAATCATCCCTTTTTCAAACAG ATCAAGCGCCGTGCTTCTGAAGCACTCCCTGAACTTCTGCGCCCTGTCACCCCAATCACCAATTTGGAAGGAACACAGCCCCAGGATCTCAGTGGCATTTTTGGGCTGGTATCAAACTTCGAGCAGCTGGATGTGGATGACTGGGAATTCTAG
- the STRADA gene encoding STE20-related kinase adapter protein alpha isoform X1, producing MSFLVSKPERIRRWVSEKFIVEGLREFELFGEQPPGDSRRKTNEASSESIASSPKRDTMSNFLPDSSCYELLTIIGRGFEDLMVVNLARYKPTGEYVTVRRVDLEACTNEMVTFLQGELHVSKLFNHPNIVPYKATFIADNELWVVTSFMAYGSAKDLICTHFMDGMSELAIAYILQGVLKALDYIHHMGYVHRSVKASHILISVDGKVYLSGLRSNLSMINHGQRLKVVHDFPKYSIKVLPWLSPEVLQQNLQGYDAKSDIYSVGITACELANGHVPFKDMPSTQMLLEKLNGTVPCLLDTTTIPADELTMKTSRSSANYGMGESMAISNVRAANGEPTLHPYLRTFSTYFHNFVEQCLQRNPDFRPSAGTLLNHPFFKQIKRRASEALPELLRPVTPITNLEGTQPQDLSGIFGLVSNFEQLDVDDWEF from the exons ATGTCTTTTCTTGTAAGTAAACCCGAGCGGATTAGG cgGTGGGTGTCTGAAAAGTTCATTGTTGAGGGCTTAAGAGAGTTCGAACTGTTTGGAG AGCAGCCTCCGGGTGACTCTCGGAGAAAA ACAAATGAGGCGAGCTCCGAGTCGATAGCTTCTTCCCCTAAAAGGGACACCATGAGCAACTTCCTACCAGACAGCAGCTGTTACGAGTTGCTCACTATCATAG GCAGAGGCTTTGAAGACTTGATGGTTGTGAACCTGGCCAGGTATAAACCCACAGGAGAGTACGTCACCGTCAGAAGAGTGGACTTGGAGGCCTGCACAAATGAAATGGTCACATTCTTGCAG ggGGAACTTCATGTTTCCAAGCTCTTCAACCACCCTAACATCGTGCCATACAAAGCAACTTTCATAGCTGACAATGAGCTATGGGTAGTGACATCTTTCATGGCCTATG gtTCTGCAAAAGATTTAATCTGTACCCATTTCATGGATGGGATGAGCGAACTGGCTATTGCATATATCCTCCAAGGTGTATTGAAAGCACTTGACTACATCCACCATATGGGCTATGTACATAG gagtGTTAAAGCCAGCCATATCCTGATCTCTGTAGACGGGAAGGTATACCTCTCTGGCCTGCGAAGTAATCTAAGTATGATCAATCATGGGCAGCGACTCAAAGTTGTTCACGACTTTCCCAAATACAGCATCAAAGTCCTGCCTTGGCTCAGTCCTGAAGTCTTGCAGCAG AATCTCCAGGGTTATGATGCAAAATCTGACATTTACAGTGTAGGGATAACAGCCTGTGAGCTGGCAAATGGACACGTACCATTTAAAGACATGCCTTCTACTCAG ATGCTCTTGGAAAAGCTGAATGGAACTGTTCCCTGCTTGCTAGACACCACCACAATTCCTGCTGATGAGCTGACTATGAAGACATCCCGTTCAAGTGCTAACTATGGGATGGGCGAGAGCATGGCTATTAGCAACGTCAGAGCAGCCAACGGAGAGCCAACCCTGCACCCTTATCTTCGGACCTTCTCCACCTACTTCCATAACTTTGTAGAGCAGTGCCTCCAGCGGAACCCCGATTTCAG GCCAAGCGCAGGCACTCTGCTTAATCATCCCTTTTTCAAACAG ATCAAGCGCCGTGCTTCTGAAGCACTCCCTGAACTTCTGCGCCCTGTCACCCCAATCACCAATTTGGAAGGAACACAGCCCCAGGATCTCAGTGGCATTTTTGGGCTGGTATCAAACTTCGAGCAGCTGGATGTGGATGACTGGGAATTCTAG
- the STRADA gene encoding STE20-related kinase adapter protein alpha isoform X3 encodes MSNFLPDSSCYELLTIIGRGFEDLMVVNLARYKPTGEYVTVRRVDLEACTNEMVTFLQGELHVSKLFNHPNIVPYKATFIADNELWVVTSFMAYGSAKDLICTHFMDGMSELAIAYILQGVLKALDYIHHMGYVHRSVKASHILISVDGKVYLSGLRSNLSMINHGQRLKVVHDFPKYSIKVLPWLSPEVLQQNLQGYDAKSDIYSVGITACELANGHVPFKDMPSTQMLLEKLNGTVPCLLDTTTIPADELTMKTSRSSANYGMGESMAISNVRAANGEPTLHPYLRTFSTYFHNFVEQCLQRNPDFRPSAGTLLNHPFFKQIKRRASEALPELLRPVTPITNLEGTQPQDLSGIFGLVSNFEQLDVDDWEF; translated from the exons ATGAGCAACTTCCTACCAGACAGCAGCTGTTACGAGTTGCTCACTATCATAG GCAGAGGCTTTGAAGACTTGATGGTTGTGAACCTGGCCAGGTATAAACCCACAGGAGAGTACGTCACCGTCAGAAGAGTGGACTTGGAGGCCTGCACAAATGAAATGGTCACATTCTTGCAG ggGGAACTTCATGTTTCCAAGCTCTTCAACCACCCTAACATCGTGCCATACAAAGCAACTTTCATAGCTGACAATGAGCTATGGGTAGTGACATCTTTCATGGCCTATG gtTCTGCAAAAGATTTAATCTGTACCCATTTCATGGATGGGATGAGCGAACTGGCTATTGCATATATCCTCCAAGGTGTATTGAAAGCACTTGACTACATCCACCATATGGGCTATGTACATAG gagtGTTAAAGCCAGCCATATCCTGATCTCTGTAGACGGGAAGGTATACCTCTCTGGCCTGCGAAGTAATCTAAGTATGATCAATCATGGGCAGCGACTCAAAGTTGTTCACGACTTTCCCAAATACAGCATCAAAGTCCTGCCTTGGCTCAGTCCTGAAGTCTTGCAGCAG AATCTCCAGGGTTATGATGCAAAATCTGACATTTACAGTGTAGGGATAACAGCCTGTGAGCTGGCAAATGGACACGTACCATTTAAAGACATGCCTTCTACTCAG ATGCTCTTGGAAAAGCTGAATGGAACTGTTCCCTGCTTGCTAGACACCACCACAATTCCTGCTGATGAGCTGACTATGAAGACATCCCGTTCAAGTGCTAACTATGGGATGGGCGAGAGCATGGCTATTAGCAACGTCAGAGCAGCCAACGGAGAGCCAACCCTGCACCCTTATCTTCGGACCTTCTCCACCTACTTCCATAACTTTGTAGAGCAGTGCCTCCAGCGGAACCCCGATTTCAG GCCAAGCGCAGGCACTCTGCTTAATCATCCCTTTTTCAAACAG ATCAAGCGCCGTGCTTCTGAAGCACTCCCTGAACTTCTGCGCCCTGTCACCCCAATCACCAATTTGGAAGGAACACAGCCCCAGGATCTCAGTGGCATTTTTGGGCTGGTATCAAACTTCGAGCAGCTGGATGTGGATGACTGGGAATTCTAG
- the RNF113A gene encoding E3 ubiquitin-protein ligase RNF113A, with product MAGEGSVCSFVFKKRGLAAGRGRRKRPSSDQEQESSGEEASTVVRKERRRETPNPMIQKTRRCAKERPAYALSSSDEEDPSKGIGVTYKSTRSAKPVGPEDMGATAVYELDTEKEKDAQAIFERSQKIQEELRGKEDDKIYRGINNYQKYVKPKDTSMGNASSGMVRKGPIRAPEHLRATVRWDYQPDICKDYKETGFCGFGDSCKFLHDRSDYKHGWQIERELDEGRYGVTEEENYEVSSDEEDMPFKCFICRSSFKNPVVTKCRHYFCESCALQHYRKSQRCYVCDKQTNGVFNPAKELMAKLEKHKGEEEEQQHSDHGEDPQ from the exons ATGGCCGGCGAGGGCTCCGTTTGCAGCTTCGTTTTCAAGAAGCGGGGCCTAGCGGCAGGCAGGGGCCGGCGTAAGCGGCCCAGCAGCGACCAGGAGCAGG AGAGCAGTGGGGAGGAGGCCAGCACGGTGGTGCGGAaggagcggcggcgggagaCCCCCAACCCCATGATCCAGAAG ACCAGGAGGTGCGCGAAGGAGAGGCCTGCGTATGCACTGAGCAGCAGTGATGAGGAGGATCCATCAAAGGGGATTGGAGTCACTTACAAATCAACAAGGTCGGCG aaacCCGTTGGCCCAGAAGACATGGGAGCCACAGCAGTGTATGAACTGGacacagagaaggagaaagatgcCCAGGCCATCTTTGAGCGCAGCCAGAAAATCCAGGAG gagctgagaggaaaggaagatgaTAAAATTTACCGTGGTATCAACAACTACCAGAAGTATGTGAAGCCCAAGGACACGTCGATGGGAAATGCCTCTTCAGGAATGGTCAG AAAAGGACCCATCCGCGCTCCGGAGCACTTGCGGGCCACGGTGCGATGGGACTACCAGCCTGACATCTGCAAGGACTACAAAGAAACTGGGTTCTGTGGCTTTGGAG ACAGCTGCAAATTCCTCCATGACCGCTCGGACTACAAACACGGCTGGCAGATTGAACGGGAACTGGATGAAGGCCGGTATGGAGTCACTG aggaggagaacTATGAGGTGAGCAGCGATGAAGAGGATATGCCTTTCAAATGCTTCATCTGCAGAAGTTCCTTCAAGAACCCCGTGGTCACCAA GTGTAGGCACTACTTCTGTGAGAGCTGTGCCCTTCAGCACTATCGCAAATCCCAGCGCTGCTACGTCTGTGACAAGCAAACCAATGGAGTCTTTAACCCGGCAAAAG agctcatggcaaaactggaaaaacacaaaggggaggaagaagagcagcagcattcaGACCATGGAGAGGATCCTCAATAG